A part of Rhodamnia argentea isolate NSW1041297 chromosome 8, ASM2092103v1, whole genome shotgun sequence genomic DNA contains:
- the LOC115755853 gene encoding tubby-like protein 8, with amino-acid sequence MTVDNIIPRQFSYNTLYVNPLNDTKHFRSCSEGIALEGRSNQSPVKLNDNKENAHPYPEQDAAFGDDKENAAPKTWSSAVSKHSSNLKSLSTGKALNLKPSSLQFCMQMQEKDSDLVSKLRDPIGSENSHSVNIWDYSDSEAAPASSWSTLPNRTLLCRPLPVDIGRCTCVIVRETSMDGVSGGTLYSLYTNEGKGRQDRKLAIAFCKRRNGKSIFTIAQSVKGLSSNGDDSYIGAVTANVMGSKYHIWDQGVSLNSVARQTKALLAVVTFVPTIATWTGSHRTMRAYIPKHQSMQLKNATHVPHISGLPNNWEERTDRVHQLVSRVPLYNKISKQYELDFRDRGRAGLKIQRSVKNFQLKLEENGKQTILQLGRVGKSKYVMDYRYPLTGYQAFSICLASIDSKLCCTV; translated from the exons ATGACTGTCGACAACATTATCCCTCGCCAATTCTCGTACAACACTCTCTACGTGAACCCCCTAAACGACACCAAGCACTTCCGGAGCTGCAGCGAAGGAATCGCCCTCGAAGGCCGCTCGAATCAGAGCCCTGTTAAGCTCAATGACAACAAGGAGAATGCCCATCCCTACCCAGAACAAGATGCAGCGTTTGGAGATGATAAAGAAAATGCCGCTCCGAAAACTTGGTCTTCGGCTGTTTCCAAGCATTCCTCGAATCTGAAGTCTCTGTCGACGGGAAAAGCTTTGAACTTGAAGCCGTCTTCTCTTCAGTTCTGCATGCAAATGCAAGAGAAAGATTCGGATTTGGTGTCCAAATTAAGGGACCCAATTGGGTCAGAGAACTCCCATTCTGTGAATATCTGGGATTACTCTGATTCAGAGGCAGCTCCAGCTTCGTCTTGGTCTACACTGCCAAATAG GACTTTGTTGTGCCGACCATTGCCTGTGGACATTGGGAGGTGCACTTGTGTTATTGTGAGGGAAACTTCTATGGACGGAGTTAGTGGCGGTACTCTGTATTCTCTGTATACCAAC GAAGGTAAGGGACGACAAGATCGAAAACTAGCTATTGCCTTCTGCAAGAGGCGCAATGGAAAATCCATCTTCACCATAGCTCAGTCTGTAAAAGGTTTATCATCCAATGGCGATGATAGTTACATTGGGGCAGTAACAGCCAATGTCATGGGTTCAAAGTACCATATATGGGATCAG GGGGTATCTTTGAACTCTGTAGCTAGACAAACTAAGGCTCTTTTAGCAGTTGTAAC ATTTGTACCTACCATAGCCACTTGGACAGGAAGTCACAGGACAATGAGAGCTTACATACCGAAGCACCAATCAATGCAGCTAAAGAATGCAACTCAT GTTCCACACATCAGTGGACTCCCGAACAACTGGGAGGAAAGAACAGATAGAGTCCATCAGCTAGTCTCAAGGGTTCCACTGTATAATAAG ATTTCTAAGCAATACGAGTTAGATTTCAGAGACAGGGGAAGAGCTGGACTTAAAATCCAGCGATCGGTCAAGAATTTCCAGCTTAAGTTGGAG GAGAACGGTAAGCAGACAATCCTGCAGCTTGGACGGGTGGGAAAATCTAAATATGTCATGGACTACAG GTACCCTTTGACAGGTTACCAGGCATTCAGCATTTGTTTGGCGTCCATAGATTCAAAGCTATGCTGCACAGTGTGA
- the LOC115755829 gene encoding aspartyl protease family protein At5g10770, producing the protein MAQATRRPQLELSLLLLVLLLGTAHEVHSLEGKKALSLRNSLWDQLTSTPNCFSQKSIQKNGATILEIVHQAHCSGKTVNWNQKQQKRLILDDARVRTLQHHIKNANSNDIKDVAKTQLPLTSGVHLQTLNYIVTMELGGRNMSVILDTGSDLTWVQCQPCTVCYSQQDPLFNPSASPSYKSILCNSSTCQSLEYATGNSGVCRPRTPICNYFVSYGDGSYTRGELGVEHLNLGATPLDNFVFGCGRNNKGLFGGASGLMGLGRSSLSMASQTSNLFGGVFSYCLPSAEVAESGSLAFGGDFSVYKNNTPISYTAMIPNPQLPTFYFLNLTGISVGGAAIQSLSFGKAGILIDSGTVISRLPPSMYRALKEAFLMKFTGYPPAPGFSILDTCFNLSAYQEVEIPTIDMHFDGDANLKADVNGIFYFAKTDASQVCLALASLTYEDEIGIIGNYQQKNQRVVYDTMGSKLGFAGETCSFV; encoded by the exons ATGGCACAAGCAACACGACGACCTCAGCTGGAACTGTCTCTCCTCCTTCTCGTGCTCCTTCTTGGCACTGCTCATGAGGTTCACAGTCTGGAAGGCAAGAAAGCTCTCAGCTTGAGAAACTCGCTCTGGGATCAGCTGACCAGCACTCCAAACTGCTTCTCTCAGAAATCAA TACAAAAGAATGGTGCAACCATATTGGAAATAGTACACCAGGCTCACTGCTCGGGGAAGACCGTGAACTGGAACCAGAAGCAGCAAAAGCGCTTAATTTTGGATGATGCCCGGGTCCGAACGCTCCAACATCATATAAAAAACGCAAACTCCAACGACATTAAAGATGTTGCAAAAACTCAACTTCCATTAACTTCTGGTGTACATCTTCAGACTCTAAATTACATAGTCACCATGGAACTGGGTGGTAGAAATATGAGTGTGATTTTAGACACGGGGAGTGATCTCACGTGGGTCCAGTGCCAACCTTGCACAGTATGCTATAGCCAACAAGACCCTCTATTCAATCCTTCTGCTTCTCCTTCCTACAAATCAATTCTCTGCAATTCATCGACTTGTCAGTCCCTAGAATATGCCACTGGGAACTCAGGAGTGTGTCGTCCCAGAACACCAATATGTAACTATTTTGTTAGCTATGGAGATGGTTCCTACACTCGTGGCGAGCTTGGTGTGGAACATCTGAACCTCGGAGCGACTCCACTGGACAATTTTGTATTTGGGTGTGGGAGAAACAACAAAGGCCTTTTTGGAGGTGCTTCTGGTCTTATGGGTCTGGGGAGAAGCTCTCTTTCAATGGCCTCTCAAACTTCAAACCTCTTTGGTGGTGTTTTCTCATATTGTTTGCCATCTGCAGAAGTTGCAGAGTCAGGGTCTCTAGCTTTTGGTGGTGACTTTTCAGTCTATAAGAACAACACTCCCATTTCTTACACTGCTATGATCCCAAACCCGCAGCTGCCTACCTTCTACTTCCTTAATCTTACTGGTATTAGTGTTGGTGGAGCGGCGATACAGTCTCTGAGTTTTGGTAAAGCTGGAATTCTGATCGATTCCGGTACAGTGATTTCAAGACTTCCTCCCTCAATGTACAGGGCTCTGAAGGAAGCATTCCTGATGAAATTTACTGGATATCCTCCAGCACCAGGCTTCTCGATCTTGGATACGTGCTTTAATCTGAGTGCATATCAAGAAGTGGAGATCCCTACAATAGACATGCACTTTGATGGTGATGCCAACTTGAAAGCTGATGTGAATGGgatattttattttgcaaagaCTGATGCATCTCAGGTGTGCCTGGCCCTGGCAAGCCTCACATACGAAGACGAGATCGGCATCATTGGTAATTATCAGCAGAAGAACCAAAGGGTTGTATATGACACCATGGGATCTAAATTGGGATTTGCAGGGGAAACTTGTAGCTTCGTATAA
- the LOC115755828 gene encoding pentatricopeptide repeat-containing protein At5g15300-like, producing MVRSRLIQMVSKLQSLKEAEQAQASIIKTALWDHSGIVPKLVSFACLSPVGSLSHAQAIFQETSMDNPFVCNTMIRGYSKSVFPIKAILIYNYMHGAHVECDHFTYNFVLKACGRIIWCTKDDAMAGERIDISSKGAEIHCRVWKSGFDQDQYIQNSLLHVYSQCGSVSHARCLFDEMTQRTVTSWNIIILAYDRSGDFASANRLLELMPAKNVVSWNTLMGRYIRMGNLAAAKKVFLEMPERDAVSWNSMIAGYIQVKDYNGALSLFHEMSNANIEATEITLISVLGACAETGALKVGGMIHESIEAKGYKIEGYLGIALVDMYSKCGNLSLAWEVFSQVKMKPVSCWNAMIVGLAVHGNSDEALELFAEMERRIDEVRPNRVTFIGVLIACSHKGLVDKGREFFDRMRKEYKIEPDIKHYGCMVDLLSRWGLLSEAYEMIKSMPFKANCVLWRTLLGACRVHGNVELAELSFQELTYLEPTQDGDYVLLSNIYSDARRWGDVELLRGEMIDFRVPKRPGSSNIEMK from the coding sequence ATGGTGAGGAGTAGGTTAATACAGATGGTCTCAAAGCTTCAATCTTTGAAGGAAGCAGAACAAGCCCAAGCTTCCATCATCAAAACAGCCCTTTGGGACCACTCTGGTATCGTTCCCAAACTCGTATCCTTCGCTTGTCTCTCTCCAGTGGGCAGCCTCTCGCATGCCCAAgcaatttttcaagaaaccaGCATGGACAATCCCTTTGTTTGTAATACTATGATTCGGGGTTACTCAAAGAGCGTGTTTCCCATTAAAGCTATACTCATTTACAACTACATGCACGGCGCTCACGTTGAATGTGATCACTTCACCTACAATTTCGTGCTCAAAGCCTGTGGTAGGATAATCTGGTGCACTAAAGATGATGCGATGGCTGGTGAGCGTATCGATATTTCTTCCAAGGGAGCTGAGATTCATTGCAGAGTCTGGAAGTCAGGGTTCGATCAGGATCAGTATATTCAGAATTCCCTGCTCCATGTGTATTCTCAGTGTGGATCGGTGAGTCACGCCCGCTGCCTTTTTGATGAAATGACGCAAAGGACTGTCACTTCATGGAACATAATTATATTGGCCTATGATCGGTCGGGTGATTTCGCATCCGCAAATCGTCTACTCGAGTTGATGCCTGCAAAGAATGTGGTTTCTTGGAATACCTTGATGGGACGGTACATCAGGATGGGCAATCTTGCAGCGGCAAAGAAGGTGTTCCTGGAGATGCCCGAGAGAGATGCAGTTTCGTGGAACTCAATGATTGCAGGTTACATTCAAGTTAAAGATTATAATGGCGCATTaagtttgtttcatgaaatgtCAAATGCCAATATTGAGGCAACAGAGATAACGCTTATTTCTGTTCTGGGTGCTTGTGCGGAGACGGGTGCTCTGAAAGTAGGCGGGATGATCCATGAGTCCATAGAAGCCAAGGGATATAAAATTGAAGGTTACTTAGGTATTGCACTTGTTGACATGTACTCCAAATGCGGAAACTTGAGTCTTGCTTGGGAAGTTTTCAGTCAAGTGAAAATGAAACCTGTTAGTTGTTGGAATGCAATGATTGTGGGTTTGGCTGTCCATGGTAATTCTGATGAAGCTTTGGAGTTGTTTGCAGAGATGGAGAGGAGGATTGATGAAGTTAGACCAAATCGAGTCACCTTTATTGGAGTGCTCATTGCTTGCAGCCACAAGGGCTTGGTGGATAAGGGCCGTGAGTTCTTTGATCGCATGAGGAAGGAGTACAAAATAGAGCCTGACATTAAACACTATGGGTGCATGGTTGATCTACTAAGCAGGTGGGGGTTGTTAAGTGAAGCTTATGAGATGATCAAGAGTATGCCCTTCAAAGCAAACTGTGTCTTGTGGAGAACATTACTTGGTGCTTGTAGGGTACATGGCAATGTGGAATTGGCAGAGTTATCCTTCCAAGAGCTTACATATTTGGAACCTACTCAGGATGGTGATTATGTACTCTTATCAAACATTTACTCTGACGCGCGAAGATGGGGCGATGTGGAATTGTTGAGAGGTGAAATGATTGACTTTAGGGTCCCAAAGAGACCTGGCTCTAGCAACATTGAGATGAAGTAA